GTCAGCCGGAGAACCTCGGCCAGGTGGCGGCACTGGCGCGCGGCGTCTTGGAGGAAGTGGCCGCCGACGGCATCACCGACGCCGAATGCGCCCGCGCCAAGGGGTCGTTGCGCGGTGGGCTGGTGCTCGGTCTGGAGGACTCCGCCTCGCGCATGAACCGCCTGGGGCGCAGCGAACTCAGCTACGGCAACCATCGCAGCGTGTCGGAGACGTTGACGCGCATCGACGCCGTCACCACGGACGAAGTGTCCGCCGTCGCGCGCACGCTGCTGGCGCGGCCGTTCGCCGCCTCGGTCGCCGGACCGTACAAGCGCACCCGGGATCTGCCCGCCGCTGTCCGGCGGCTGGTGCCGAGCTGAGCTCGGCGTGAGCGAGGGACCGCGGCTTGGCGGAGGATCCGTTGCCGCGATACTGTTTCGGCCGCCCGGCCGTCGATTCCCCGCCGGAGGGCGCTGAACTCGATTGTCCGGGCGTCGGATCCGGCGATCTCTGGCAAGGAGTCGAGATGAACCGAACGAGTCGTGCCCTGTCCGTGCTGGGCGCGGTGTCGATGCCCGTCCTCGTGCTGGCCGGGTGCGGCGGAACGGACGCGGATGCGGGCAAGCCGGGGGAGCCGACGGCGGCCGCGCTGCGCGCGGAAGCCACGAAGATGACCGAGGCGCTGGCGAGCCACGACTACGCCGCCGCGTACCGATTCCGCTCCGCGCGATGCAGGCTGACCCTCAACGAGGACGACTACGCCGCGTCCATGGCGCAGCTCTATGACGGCCGGGATCTGAAATCCAAGCCGGCGGAGATCACGGTCACCACGTCCGGGTCGACGGGTACGGTCACGGTCAAGAATTTCGACGCCCGTGCGGCCGAGGACGACACCAAGCCGAAGACGTGGACGTTCGTCGACGGGCAGTGGCGCTTCGACAACTGCTGAACGCGCCCGCCCGGCCGGGTCACGCCTGGTGGGCGCGGTTGGCTGCCGCGATGATCGTCGGCACCAGCCCGGGCAGGGCGGACTCGAGGTCGTCGATGCGCAGGCGCTGGCAGGTGTGGCCGTCGATGATCAGCCGCTCGATCACGCCCGCGTCGCGCAGGATCTTGAAATGGTGGGTGGCGGTCGATTTGTTGATCACCTCGTAGAGCGCGCCGCAGCGGACCGCCGTTCCCGCGTTGCCGAGCCGGCGCACCATCTCCAGGCGCACCGGGTCCTGCAGCGCGCTGAGCACCACGGGCAGCGCGGCCACCGGCTGCTGTTGCTCCGCGCCTCGGGCATCGGGCATGATCTGGCTCACTCTCAGGTTTGATGACCGTCGTACCGGATGTATGGTCGATTGCGGTTCGATCATTATCAAACCTACCTGATCGGAGTTTCGATGGCAGCGACGATGGCGGTGGCCGTCGAGGAGCAGACCACGCAGCGCTGGGCCTACGCCTTGATTCTGTCGGCCAGTGGCGTGGCACTGGGAGTTTCGGGCGTTCCCGCACCGCTCTACGGCATCTATCAGAAGCAGTGGCATCTCTCCGCGCTCACCACGACGATCGTGTTCGCGGTCTACGCGGTGGCCGCCTTGGGCGCGGTGCTGGTGTCCGGGCGGATCTCCGACGTGGTCGGCCGGAAGCCGGT
Above is a genomic segment from Nocardia sputorum containing:
- a CDS encoding ArsR/SmtB family transcription factor; this translates as MPDARGAEQQQPVAALPVVLSALQDPVRLEMVRRLGNAGTAVRCGALYEVINKSTATHHFKILRDAGVIERLIIDGHTCQRLRIDDLESALPGLVPTIIAAANRAHQA